The Methanocella arvoryzae MRE50 genome includes a region encoding these proteins:
- a CDS encoding CorA family divalent cation transporter has protein sequence MSTCVLLHHDGQVERITEKSLEEYLSLIPSASVAWVDYTSLDLDRDLEKIMATMGFTQIPPTLLQSGFFSSYEDADTELGIRMPSVTVKDFDVKVRPLIILLRDNFIMTVHDQDIVRLIKLFRYAPTFMKKITAESKVDKITLILERIIDENNDRNFEYLREIEKHGDDISRRLIDEDYNKKLIAREIYEMKHILITYIDALWASKDVIENLRYGDADLLTDDDKLLGRIGILSDNINRHIELSEQMSNVLASGLEVMQSIYNNQLQQMNNRFALVTAYLTVLGTAFLVPNTIATIVSSLGWDMAGAEWYLPFLLGSTIVATLISIFWVWHVWNSKKDDDIVRK, from the coding sequence ATGAGCACGTGTGTGCTGTTGCACCACGACGGCCAGGTCGAGCGAATCACAGAGAAATCTCTAGAGGAGTACCTGAGCCTGATTCCCTCGGCAAGCGTCGCCTGGGTGGACTACACTTCGCTCGACCTGGATCGGGATCTGGAAAAGATCATGGCGACGATGGGCTTTACCCAGATACCTCCCACCCTGCTTCAGTCAGGCTTTTTCTCGTCATATGAAGATGCAGACACAGAGCTTGGCATCCGGATGCCCTCGGTCACCGTAAAAGACTTCGACGTGAAAGTCCGGCCCCTCATCATTCTCCTCAGGGATAACTTCATCATGACCGTCCACGACCAGGACATCGTCCGGCTGATCAAGCTGTTCCGCTACGCGCCCACATTTATGAAAAAGATCACCGCGGAGTCCAAAGTCGATAAGATCACCCTGATCCTCGAGCGCATCATCGACGAGAACAACGACCGGAACTTCGAGTACCTGCGGGAGATCGAGAAACACGGCGACGACATCAGCAGGCGGCTGATCGACGAGGACTATAACAAGAAGCTGATCGCCCGGGAAATCTATGAGATGAAGCATATCCTGATCACGTATATCGATGCGCTATGGGCTTCTAAGGACGTAATCGAAAACCTCCGCTATGGTGATGCTGACCTGCTGACAGACGATGATAAGCTGCTGGGCAGGATCGGCATCCTGTCGGATAACATAAACAGACATATCGAGCTGTCGGAGCAGATGTCCAACGTGCTGGCCTCCGGCCTGGAAGTCATGCAGAGCATCTACAATAACCAGCTCCAGCAGATGAATAACAGGTTCGCGCTGGTCACCGCTTATCTCACCGTGCTGGGTACGGCCTTTCTCGTGCCGAATACGATTGCCACTATCGTCAGCAGCCTGGGATGGGACATGGCCGGTGCAGAATGGTACCTGCCATTCCTCCTCGGATCAACGATCGTTGCCACGCTGATCTCGATCTTCTGGGTCTGGCACGTCTGGAATAGCAAGAAAGATGACGATATTGTGAGGAAATAA